From the genome of Deinococcus aerolatus:
GTCAAAGACGGCGGGGAAAAAGGCCCCGGTCTTGCCGCTGGCCGTCGGCGTGGTCACGATGACATGCCGGCCCTCGTGCATCAGGCGGTACGTCTCGGCCTGGTGGGCGTACACCTGCCCGAAGCCGAAGCCGCGCGCCACCGCCGGGCTCCAGCCCAGTTCACCCACCCCCACGGTGCAGGCCGGGGCGGCCTCTTCCTCATGCAGCCGCGCCGCGCCGCCGCCCAGGGTGTCGCGCAGAAACCCCTCCAGGCGGGCAAATGGGGAACGGGCGGGCAGCATCGCGGCTCAGTCTAGGCGGGTTGTACGCGGGGAAAAGTGCGCGGGGAAAGGCTCGCCCCGCCTACGCGTCGTCCTCCTCCGCCTGTGCATCGTCTGACTGTGTTCCGTCCAGAGCTGCGCCATCGGCCCAGTCCCCGGCCAGCACGGCCCGCACGGCCTCAATGCGGTCCCGGCACTGCGCGTAGGCCTCGCGGGCCTCCTCCAGCAGCGGCAGAACGCGGTCCAGATCGGCCTCGCCGGTTTCGAGTTCGGCGGCGATGCGCGACAGCCGCGCGTAGGCGTCGCGGTAGGCGGTGGATGTATCGGCGCTCATGGCCCCACATGCTAGCGCCCGCTAGGCTGCGGCATGGCCCCGCCCACTGACTTCAAGCACTTTGACCTGACGGCCCTGCCCAACTCGGCGCGATACAAGCTGCTGACCGCCACCGTCGTGCCGCGCCCGATTGCCTGGGTCTGCACGCTGGGCGCGGACGGCGTGCCGAATCTGGCCCCCTACAGCTTTTTTGGGCTGATGGGCTCCGATCCGCCCATCGTGACCTTCGCCCCCGGAGACCGCGCCGACGGCACCCCCAAGGATACGGCGCTGAACATCGGGCCGGGCGGCGGGTTCAGCGTCAATCTGGTCAGCGCGGCGCTGGCGCAGGTCATGAGCGACAGCGCCACCGATTTCCCGCATGGCATGGCGGAGGTCACCCAGCTGGGCATCGAGCTTGAGCCGGGCGTCCGCATCACCGTGCCGCGCGTGCGGGCCAGCCCCGCCACGCTGGAATGCGTGGAGGTGCAGACCGTACAGATTGGGAACACCCGCATCATCCTGGGCAAAGTGATTGGTCTGAGCCTGCGCGCCGACGCCGTTCTGAACGAGGAAAAGCATTACGTGGACACGGCGGCACTGGACCTGATCGGGCGCATGGGGGGGCGCGGCGGCTACACCCGCACCCGCGACGGCTTCGAGATCGCGCGGACGACGTATGCCGAGTGGCAGGCGCGGGAAGGACTGGAGGACTGAGACGAATTGCGGTTCTTAGCCCACCGGCTCGCCGCCTGCCCGGACGCGGTGGTTGTCGGCCCACAGGTAGCGGGCGGCCAGCGTGCGGTACGGCGTCCACCCGGCCAGCACCTCGTCGGCGGGCATGTCCGGATACAGCCGCGCCAGCCCCTGCCGCAGCGCCAGATCGCCAAGGCTGAACACGTCGGAGCGGGCCAGGGCGAACATCAGGAACATCTCGGCGGTCCAGCGCCCGATGCCGGGCAGCGGCAGCAGCGCGGCGATCACCGCCTCGTCGGGCAGCGTGGCGATGTGGACAAAGTCCACCGTCCCGGCCTGCTCGGCCCCGGCAATGGCCTTCACTGTCCGCACCTTGGCCCACGACAGCCCCACCGCACGCAGCTCATCGCCGGGCGTCTGCAGCAGCGCCCTGGCGTCCAGGGTGCCCAGCCGGTCGAGCAGGCGGGCGTGGATGCTGGCGGCGGCCTTCACGCTCAACTGCTGGCCGTTGACGCTGCGGATCAGCGTGCCGAACGGGCCAGGGGTGGGCGCCAGCACCGGCAGGTCGCCGTTGTGGGCGATCAACTCACGCATGGTGGGATCGCCGCTCAGGTGGGCGGCCGCGTCGGCGTGGTGGAGCAGCGGGAAGGAAGTGGGCATGGAGGTATTCAAACGCATTTTCCCATGCATCCTCCGCAACAGGTCAAGACCGAATGGCCCCACAGTCACAAAGAGATCAGCCGTATCCCCCACCATGAACGCATGAACCGTTTCCTCTCCCCCACCCTCTGCCTCGCTGTGTCCGGCCTGCTGCTTGCCTCCCCGGCTCTGGCCCAGACCCAGATCGGCGGCGTGACCCTGACCCCGATCAAGCCGGCAGCCACGGCCCCGGCCACCGCTTCCAGCACATCCAGCAGCGATTACGACGCTACGTCCATTCCCAGGGGCTACCGCGAGGTCCGGGGCCGCGTCACTGGCCCCAGCGAGGGCCTGCGCCTGCCGGCGGGCAGCCGGATCATGCTCAGCCTGGTGGACCTGACGGCGGCAAAAGCCCTGGTGGACATCGAGTTCGGCACTTCACGTCTGTCCACGCCGTACCAGATGGTCTACAACCCGGTGCGACTGAACAGCACGCATAGGTACGCTGTTCGCGCCGTGGTTGCTGACAAGAAGGGCAAGGTTCTGTTCCGCAGCGCGGACGTGCCCCTGCCGGACGGCCAGCGGGTCACGCTGAACGTGCCGGTGACCAACCGCTGACCCCCGGAAAAAACGGAGGC
Proteins encoded in this window:
- the xseB gene encoding exodeoxyribonuclease VII small subunit, with protein sequence MSADTSTAYRDAYARLSRIAAELETGEADLDRVLPLLEEAREAYAQCRDRIEAVRAVLAGDWADGAALDGTQSDDAQAEEDDA
- a CDS encoding flavin reductase family protein, with translation MAPPTDFKHFDLTALPNSARYKLLTATVVPRPIAWVCTLGADGVPNLAPYSFFGLMGSDPPIVTFAPGDRADGTPKDTALNIGPGGGFSVNLVSAALAQVMSDSATDFPHGMAEVTQLGIELEPGVRITVPRVRASPATLECVEVQTVQIGNTRIILGKVIGLSLRADAVLNEEKHYVDTAALDLIGRMGGRGGYTRTRDGFEIARTTYAEWQAREGLED
- a CDS encoding DNA-3-methyladenine glycosylase family protein; this encodes MPTSFPLLHHADAAAHLSGDPTMRELIAHNGDLPVLAPTPGPFGTLIRSVNGQQLSVKAAASIHARLLDRLGTLDARALLQTPGDELRAVGLSWAKVRTVKAIAGAEQAGTVDFVHIATLPDEAVIAALLPLPGIGRWTAEMFLMFALARSDVFSLGDLALRQGLARLYPDMPADEVLAGWTPYRTLAARYLWADNHRVRAGGEPVG
- a CDS encoding YbaY family lipoprotein, encoding MNRFLSPTLCLAVSGLLLASPALAQTQIGGVTLTPIKPAATAPATASSTSSSDYDATSIPRGYREVRGRVTGPSEGLRLPAGSRIMLSLVDLTAAKALVDIEFGTSRLSTPYQMVYNPVRLNSTHRYAVRAVVADKKGKVLFRSADVPLPDGQRVTLNVPVTNR